One Ranitomeya variabilis isolate aRanVar5 chromosome 5, aRanVar5.hap1, whole genome shotgun sequence DNA window includes the following coding sequences:
- the C5H15orf39 gene encoding uncharacterized protein C15orf39 homolog isoform X3, which produces MWTRRLRAAHTAWQETWPQEVLLGLYQLVLIMAGKRHFGALDHVLHNKLSRLESATQRSTACFGIASTQDLQTCQNFMTYSMSDAEGHGSLSPWSSSAYLQYAGSTPNKHLQTKETSVKYQRPHTDRPHNPLQLSDNPNNQVSVHQNLQGHSYHMPYPRSCPPIAMPRPVYRNASNFMDVAYGSSGFQSMSVCVASKPLCPPPVEWSPSRFAHSTSPLYVSGTKTHLSTPSTYPEVARSPSSLSHDIQEQNSVYRHRADLNLGVGVSATCSQKDIFIDACHPVARENMQLFYGEGNIPLGKHRSSAFTTPSPQHNKKASPYQGSLDNRLGHLHSNNLYSNTIDNIHQRSSPLSASSDLTGSPHSVRGGAVYLNRAHHMHSGYVNAEIRAQTSYLDGTIQPNKTPFQVNTSTHKTITENPVCSFERDKNLLVHSRQMNQDICGMSSRLRKEMFFDSTSTNRQSFTANYYREPFTGPDTHAALVQQSTSSVLSPVGSSHELFSGQHTSRHSVTLKESSLHSSIQSYQDSSIAGVQAVENTTTIQSSRSRITVEHAESIVPSPSSVSVVGGQYQMNRNHVRSRHNELSPECEIVMEGGEPKSAPTSVSDNVNFDNPKSPPMPVINDVFSLAPYRDYLEGKAPHPFSTHQESEAENGASTSDFLEDPLSEERTKKTEGVCSSTEEVGAKNIKIQDGECVQTGEREVSAQSTGIEPVVLDLSLKKLPQSSSYPCSQQDVSSRDTDTLLTASAVKFSDKFGNQIEGQDGFRSSDSNRMLQLRQERFSSKAASNVKSQDSCPPVDKRSSLSQKNRLCNENLFCQRQENIASQTHKRSQGILQENCQSQGSGSENNNLKESSMSLATKTLSSQHLENEYSQSTQRFPSQHPKSSSSRAIERLPQQLLQNSSFPYKSKSRNITGSYKSHSNKSLSLEPHDNYSSWVPERNNLSSNTSEAVMTLPVQTSVQHSSHSDFSIFVNNLQTQKTSLPVVVSSSPTVYFTNTITVQASQPPSIQRPMQIATKNMELCHSLSSPSSSENENNGFQSSKSFMLRKYKLNKFSSSEEETHRPSTCSISQNVSNPFLTDTVHSLPPSAPESSPALGEANVSLASVGEPPVSSSPGQQFSELHHSVLTTITSCTARSPSSLLEDWLSKTKEEEGSKAPVKAKNSSRSNDQLLALPDHDIWLEFDGVRLLIRKLLSQLETFMFTRSCPFPHVIRAGAIFIPIYLVKEVLFSELLGPAIDKVLQKHKVELRPTTLSEEKLLRETKLKDCSSRLLKLLALKQLPDVYPDLLCLFCKHTIHQELGSRSQSGQHTLK; this is translated from the coding sequence GGCAAGAGACTTGGCCACAAGAAGTTCTTTTAGGACTATATCAACTTGTTCTAATAATGGCTGGAAAAAGACACTTTGGCGCCTTGGATCATGTATTGCACAATAAGTTATCCAGATTGGAGTCTGCAACACAACGTTCTACAGCTTGTTTTGGGATTGCATCCACACAAGATTTGCAGACATGTCAGAACTTCATGACCTATTCTATGTCTGATGCTGAGGGGCATGGATCTTTGAGTCCCTGGAGCTCTTCAGCATATCTACAGTATGCAGGCAGTACCCCAAATAAGCATCTGCAAACGAAGGAAACTTCCGTGAAGTATCAAAGACCACATACTGACAGACCACATAACCCTTTGCAACTGTCAGATAATCCAAACAATCAGGTTTCTGTTCACCAAAATCTCCAAGGACATAGTTACCATATGCCATACCCACGTTCATGCCCTCCAATTGCAATGCCCAGGCCTGTTTACAGAAATGCAAGCAATTTTATGGATGTAGCATATGGATCGAGTGGTTTTCAATCTATGAGTGTTTGTGTAGCTTCTAAACCATTATGTCCACCACCTGTAGAATGGAGTCCTTCTAGATTTGCTCATTCAACGTCCCCATTATATGTCTCTGGAACGAAGACGCACCTCTCTACGCCAAGCACTTACCCTGAGGTAGCCCGGAGCCCATCTTCTCTGTCTCATGACATACAAGAGCAAAATTCTGTTTACAGACACAGAGCTGATTTGAATCTTGGTGTAGGTGTTTCTGCAACATGTTCACAAAAAGACATTTTCATTGATGCCTGTCACCCTGTTGCTCGTGAAAATATGCAGCTTTTTTATGGTGAAGGCAATATACCTTTAGGAAAGCATAGAAGTTCAGCCTTTACAACACCCTCTCCACAACATAACAAAAAAGCTAGTCCATATCAAGGGAGCCTAGATAACAGATTGGGGCATTTGCATTCAAATAATCTTTACAGTAATACAATAGATAATATACACCAAAGATCCTCTCCACTTTCTGCCAGTTCGGACTTGACAGGATCTCCCCATAGTGTAAGGGGGGGTGCAGTTTATCTAAATCGTGCACACCATATGCATTCAGGCTATGTAAATGCAGAGATAAGAGCCCAAACATCTTACCTTGACGGAACCATACAACCAAATAAGACACCATTTCAAGTAAACACAAGTACCCACAAAACCATTACGGAGAATCCAGTGTGCTCATTCGAAAGAGATAAGAATTTGTTGGTGCATTCTCGTCAGATGAATCAAGATATATGTGGGATGTCTAGCCGACTGCGCAAAGAAATGTTTTTTGACTCAACCTCAACAAATAGGCAGTCCTTTACTGCAAACTACTATCGAGAGCCTTTTACTGGACCAGATACACATGCTGCTCTTGTTCAACAAAGTACCAGTTCTGTTCTATCCCCAGTTGGGTCCAGTCATGAGCTTTTTTCTGGTCAACATACTAGTAGACATTCAGTGACATTAAAGGAATCTTCATTGCATAGCTCGATCCAATCTTACCAAGACAGTAGCATTGCAGGTGTCCAAGCTGTAGAAAACACTACCACGATTCAAAGTAGTAGATCACGCATAACTGTAGAACATGCAGAATCAATAGTTCCAAGTCCTTCCTCTGTTTCTGTAGTTGGCGGTCAGTATCAAATGAATCGTAATCATGTGAGATCAAGACATAATGAATTGTCTCCAGAATGTGAAATTGTGATGGAAGGTGGTGAGCCAAAATCTGCTCCTACATCTGTCAGTGATAATGTGAATTTTGATAATCCAAAATCCCCACCAATGCCAGTTATTAATGATGTGTTTAGTCTTGCCCCATATCGTGATTATTTGGAAGGAAAAGCCCCTCATCCTTTTTCTACACATCAAGAATCTGAAGCAGAAAATGGAGCATCTACATCTGATTTCTTAGAGGATCCACTTTCTGAAGAAAGGACCAAAAAAACAGAAGGAGTTTGTAGCAGCACTGAAGAAGTCGGTGCTAAGAATATAAAAATTCAAGATGGAGAATGTGTGCAAACTGGAGAACGAGAGGTGTCTGCACAAAGTACAGGCATCGAACCTGTGGTTCTGGATCTTAGTTTGAAAAAGTTACCTCAATCCAGTTCCTATCCTTGTAGCCAACAAGATGTTTCTTCCCGTGACACGGATACCCTGCTAACTGCCTCTGCAGTCAAATTCAGTGATAAATTTGGAAATCAAATTGAGGGTCAAGATGGATTCAGGTCTTCAGACAGCAACAGAATGTTACAATTGCGACAGGAGCGCTTTTCCTCTAAAGCAGCCTCTAACGTCAAGAGTCAAGATAGCTGTCCACCTGTTGACAAGCGGTCTTCTTTAAGCCAAAAGAATAGACTGTGTAATGAAAATTTATTTTGCCAAAGGCAGGAAAATATTGCATCTCAGACCCACAAACGCTCTCAAGGGATTCTTCAGGAGAATTGTCAATCTCAAGGTTCAGGCTCAGAAAATAACAATTTGAAGGAAAGTTCAATGTCTTTGGCCACCAAAACCTTGTCCAGTCAACATCTGGAGAATGAATATTCTCAAAGTACTCAGCGATTTCCCAGTCAGCATCCAAAAAGTTCCTCATCTCGGGCGATTGAACGCTTACCACAACAACTTCTGCAGAATTCCTCATTTCCGTATAAAAGCAAATCCCGTAACATAACAGGCAGTTACAAATCACATTCAAACAAAAGCCTGTCCCTCGAACCCCATGATAATTATTCTTCTTGGGTACCTGAAAGAAATAACCTTTCCAGTAATACAAGTGAGGCTGTAATGACATTACCTGTTCAAACTTCAGTACAACATTCCAGTCACTCAGATTTTTCAATCTTTGTGAATAACCTACAGACCCAAAAGACCAGTTTGCCGGTTGTGGTATCCTCATCACCTACTGTTTACTTCACAAACACTATAACAGTACAAGCTTCACAACCACCATCTATACAGAGACCTATGCAAATTGCAACAAAAAACATGGAATTGTGCCATTCACTTTCTTCACCCTCGAGTTCAGAAAATGAAAATAATGGCTTCCAGAGTTCAAAATCATTCATGCTTCGGAAGTACAAACTAAACAAGTTTTCTTCGTCTGAGGAAGAGACACATAGACCTAGTACCTGCTCCATCTCCCAGAATGTGTCAAACCCATTTTTAACTGACACAGTTCATTCTCTGCCTCCCAGTGCGCCTGAATCCTCGCCAGCACTAGGGGAAGCTAATGTGTCTTTAGCAAGTGTTGGCGAACCTCCTGTTAGTAGTAGTCCTGGTCAGCAGTTTTCTGAACTTCACCATTCTGTACTCACAACGATCACTAGTTGTACTGCTAGATCTCCTTCTAGCTTGCTTGAGGACtggctctcaaaaaccaaagaggaAGAGGGAAGCAAGGCACCGGTGAAGGCTAAAAATAGTTCTAGGTCAAATGATCAGTTGTTAGCCTTGCCAGACCATGATATATGGCTTGAATTCGATGGAGTTCGTTTACTTATTCGAAAGCTGCTGTCCCAGTTGGAGACTTTCATGTTTACTCGGAGTTGCCCTTTTCCTCATGTCATACGAGCAGGTGCAATCTTCATACCGATCTATCTCGTAAAGGAAGTTTTGTTTTCAGAGTTGTTGGGCCCTGCTATTGATAAAGTTTTACAGAAGCACAAGGTTGAACTTCGTCCCACTACGTTGTCTGAAGAAAAACTCCTTAGAGAGACCAAGCTTAAAGATTGTTCTTCTCGATTGTTAAAATTACTTGCTTTGAAACAGCTTCCTGATGTTTATCCAGACTTGCTGTGTCTGTTTTGCAAACACACTATACATCAGGAGCTCG